A single genomic interval of Bacteroidota bacterium harbors:
- a CDS encoding fatty acid desaturase: MPLHEFSRKNKWLSWYVGGLNFQVEHHLFPKICHVQ, translated from the coding sequence ATACCACTACATGAATTTTCCCGTAAAAACAAATGGTTGTCGTGGTATGTAGGGGGATTAAATTTTCAGGTTGAACATCATCTTTTCCCAAAAATTTGCCACGTACAGTAA